CAAAATCTGCGGATACGGCTACACCATGCCCGGTAACATCCGCTCTTTCCTCTTCGAAGAAGCGATGCGCAACGAAGAAAAACAGGGTCAGGCCGGAAAGCTTAGAATCATGATTCAGGCTGTAATCGGTATCTGGCTCATTCTGGCCCTTGCATTCCACCTTGCCGCTGTAGGTATCGTTGGTCTTTCAATCATCATCCTGCTGACCGCCTTTACCGGTATTATCGAAGAAAGCCGTTTCGGTCCCGCATTTGAAGAAGCTTTGCCCTTCACCGCACTGCTGGTTGTATTCTTCGCCGTAGTCGCCGTTATCCACTCTCAGGAGCTCTTCAAGCCGATTATCGAGTTCGTACTCAGCATGCAGGGACAAGCGCAGCTCATGGCCTATTATGTAGCAAATGGACTTCTTTCCGCTATCTCCGATAACGTATTCGTTGCGACCGTATACATCTCCGAGACAAAGCTGCACTTCGTGCATGTACTTGACGCCATTCCCAACATCGGCATGACCGGTCAGGCACTTATGGACAAACTCACAGACTCCCACCTCGTGCGCGCGGATGTGATTGCAGCACTACCTCAGGAAGCAGCGGTTCAGGTTAAAGCTGTTATGCATCAGTTTGACAAGCTGGCTGTTGCAATCAACACCGGAACCAATATTCCTTCCGTTGCTACACCTAACGGACAGGCCGCATTCCTCTTCCTGCTGACCAGTGCACTCGCTCCGGTTATCAGACTTTCATACGGCAGAATGGTTATGCTGGCACTTCCCTACACCATCACCATGTCTATTGGTGGTCTGCTTGCCGTTGACTGGTTTCTTTAAGAAATAAAGGTGTCCCTAATGTAGCTGACTCCGGGATTAAATTTCCAGAGTTTAAACGGGGTTTACCAGAAAGAATAAAAGCGGGTAACCTGATTGTTCAGGTTACCCGCTTTTTTGGGTCCTATGGACATGTACAGATAAAAACTCTACCCTCTCATTGAAAACAGAATAACATATTGATTCATCCCAAACCAAAACGCCAAGCGTCTCACAATTATCCAGACAGGGCCTTAGGAGGCATCACAATGGACACAACACTTGAAATTATAGGTTACTTGCGTTCTGACATTAAAACACGGGAAGAGGCCCCAAAACAGGGTTGCGAGGGCGGAATAGAAGCTGTCGTGGAAATTAAGGAAAAGTTTAAAGAAGCTATGGACGGACTGTCCGTCGGAAGAGAGATTCTTCTCTTTAGCTGGCTTCATGTCGCAGACCGCGGATGCCAGCAGGTTCACCCGCGCGGTGATGAATCACGTCCAAAGCGTGGGGTTTTTTCGACCCGTTCACCGGACAGACCCAACCCAATTGGACTCCATCCGGTAACGATTACAGAAATAGACGGTTTAAAAATAAAAGTCCGCCCTATGGAAGCCATAGACGGAACACCACTGGTGGACATAAAAACAGCCTAGTGCCAAAATGAAATCCCCCCATCCCACGGGGCCGGTAGATAAAGACCGACCCCGCATGGGGTATTCCATCGATACAGGTATCGTGAAATCTCGGGTAGTTACTACCGGGGACGGTAAGTAATTCTGCCGCGAGTAAGATCATAAGGGGAAAGCTCAACGGTAACTTTATCGCCGGGCATAACTCTGATGCGAAATTTACGCATCTTGCCGGAGATGTGAGCCAGAACCTCATGACCATTTTCAAGCTCTACGCGAAACATTGCGTTGGGGAGAGCTTCTTCCACAGTACCATTAACTGAAATGCCTTCTTCTTTAGCCAAAACTATTCCTCTTACTATTTAATTTCGTTACATAAATAAAGCCCGCTTACGCATAAGCGACAGCGGGCTAAATTTTCGATTTTCCCGGACACGGGAATATCAAGACTGTCTTTAGGTACAAAATGGTTTCAGTGAGAACCACATGTTCTCACCAGCCCAAAGGGGCTTTATACCAATTCGCAACAAATTACCAGCGTCTGGGACGTGGTTCGCGAGGACGGGCTTCGTTTACTTTCAAATTACGACCACCAAAATCAGTGCCATCAAGATTTTCGATAGCCTGAATCGCTCCTTCGTCTTCCATTTCAACAAAACCGAATCCACGGGGGCGGCCGGTTTCACGGTCATTGATGAGTTTAACAGAAATAACTTCACCAAATTCTTCAAAAGCTGCCCTAACATCTTCCTCGGAAGAGTTCCAAGGAAGATTGCCCACGTAAATGTTCTTCGACATCTCAAAAAACTCCATAAATCGT
Above is a genomic segment from Maridesulfovibrio sp. containing:
- the nhaB gene encoding sodium/proton antiporter NhaB, which translates into the protein MTQPMSKVFMNTFLGNAPMWYKLCIISFLILNPILMVTVGPFVAGWALIGEFIFTLTMALKCYPLPAGGLLAIEAIIIGLTTPETVYHEAHNNFEVILLLIFMVAGIHFMKDFLQFTFTRILVNVRSKKIISLLFCFAGAFLSAFLDALTVTAVIMAVAYGFYSVYHKYISTGADLGSHSLDSDLHLKEQNREELKQFRGFLRNLMMHGAVGTALGGVCTLVGEPQNLLIGNEMGWHFMPFAMKVAPVTLPVFIIGMLTCLLTEQFKICGYGYTMPGNIRSFLFEEAMRNEEKQGQAGKLRIMIQAVIGIWLILALAFHLAAVGIVGLSIIILLTAFTGIIEESRFGPAFEEALPFTALLVVFFAVVAVIHSQELFKPIIEFVLSMQGQAQLMAYYVANGLLSAISDNVFVATVYISETKLHFVHVLDAIPNIGMTGQALMDKLTDSHLVRADVIAALPQEAAVQVKAVMHQFDKLAVAINTGTNIPSVATPNGQAAFLFLLTSALAPVIRLSYGRMVMLALPYTITMSIGGLLAVDWFL
- the tsaA gene encoding tRNA (N6-threonylcarbamoyladenosine(37)-N6)-methyltransferase TrmO, with translation MDTTLEIIGYLRSDIKTREEAPKQGCEGGIEAVVEIKEKFKEAMDGLSVGREILLFSWLHVADRGCQQVHPRGDESRPKRGVFSTRSPDRPNPIGLHPVTITEIDGLKIKVRPMEAIDGTPLVDIKTA
- the infA gene encoding translation initiation factor IF-1 → MAKEEGISVNGTVEEALPNAMFRVELENGHEVLAHISGKMRKFRIRVMPGDKVTVELSPYDLTRGRITYRPR
- a CDS encoding RNA-binding protein, translated to MSKNIYVGNLPWNSSEEDVRAAFEEFGEVISVKLINDRETGRPRGFGFVEMEDEGAIQAIENLDGTDFGGRNLKVNEARPREPRPRRW